One genomic segment of Alicycliphilus denitrificans K601 includes these proteins:
- the apaG gene encoding Co2+/Mg2+ efflux protein ApaG: MPKYQFQAEVQPRYLPEQSSPADGVYGFAYTITITNTGDVSAQLISRHWIICDANGHVQEVKGLGVVGQQPLLRPGESFEYTSGCRLRTASGSMHGSYFCVAEDGEPFTCPVALFVLEAMSPQTPGEPFSSRVLH, encoded by the coding sequence ATGCCGAAGTACCAGTTCCAGGCCGAGGTGCAGCCCCGGTACCTGCCCGAGCAGTCCTCCCCCGCGGACGGCGTGTATGGCTTTGCCTACACCATCACCATCACGAACACCGGCGACGTCAGCGCGCAGCTGATCTCGCGCCACTGGATCATCTGCGACGCGAACGGCCATGTGCAGGAGGTCAAGGGCCTGGGCGTGGTCGGCCAGCAGCCGCTGCTCCGACCCGGCGAGTCCTTCGAGTACACCAGCGGCTGCCGCCTGCGCACGGCCAGCGGCAGCATGCACGGCAGCTACTTCTGCGTGGCCGAGGACGGCGAGCCGTTCACCTGCCCCGTCGCCCTGTTCGTGCTCGAAGCCATGTCGCCGCAGACCCCCGGCGAGCCGTTTTCGTCCCGGGTGCTGCATTGA